CGGGGCGGGAGGGGGGGCCTCCTCCTCCGGCTGGAAGGCCTGAAGCTTTTCCGCTTTGGCTACGGGCGTCGGAGCGGCGACCGGTTTGGGATCGATGACGCGGGGCGGAGGTGGCGTCGGATCTTTTTCCATGCGGAACAGCGCCGACGGTCCGGGCAGGATGTTGGCCACCAGGTGTTGCAGAAAATCGCTTTCCGGCAAGACCCGTGTCCACAGGAAGAAAAATCCCACCCCGATGAGAATTCCGATCAGGTAGGGAAAAAAGGTTTGGCCGATGTATCGGAAAAATCGCATCATGGGAATCGTTCCTGCCAGAAGGTGGCAACCGGACGGTTTCTCGGGACACTGGGTGATACGGGTATGTTGCCGATCATGGGCACTATGTATAGCTTGTTTGTGTCCCGAAAAGAAGAACTGAAATGATTCTTGAGGAAAGAGACGGGCAAAATTCCGCAAAACCGCTCTTTGGTGGCAAGGGGAGGGAAAATCTCCCTTCCCCACGGGGTGCAAGGGTTCGATAATCGCTTGAGAAGGCGGGGGCAGTTTTTTCGGGATGGTCAGATGAACCTAGAGGAAAAAATCCATCAGCTTTTCAACAGCTGTGAAGTCCATTTTTGCCGCGAGGAGATGGCAAGGGTGCGCCACGCCCTGGATCTGGCGAGCGTTTATCACGAAGGCCAGGTTCGCAAGCTGGACGGATCGCCTTACTTGAACCATCCCGTGGAGGTGGCGCAAAGCTGCATCGACTGGGGCTTGACCGATTCCACCGCCATCTGCGCCGCGCTGTTGCACGACGCATTGGAGGACGCCCCGGAAGATGCCAACCCCCTCGGGGAGATCGGCCGGCTCTCCAGGGATGTATTGGAACTGGTTCAGGCCCTGACCAAGATCCGGCATCTGCAGACCGGCGGCGGTGACCTGCCCGCCACCTACCGGCGCATTCTGGGTGCGGCAGCCCGGGATTTGCGGGTGTTGATCATCAAGGCCATGGATATCTACCACAACTCCGCCACGCTGGAGGTTCACGGCGCGGCCAAGGCCAAGGTCAAGGCCAGCCTGGGACTGATTTACGTCGGCATGGCCCGACGCCTGGGTATCATGCAGTTCGCCGACGTTCTCATCGAGCGGCTGTTGCCCCATCTGATGCCGGTGCAGCATCGCAAGATCAAGGAGGCGCTGAACCAGTTCCAACGTCAGGGCGCCAGCAGCATGGAGCGGCTGGACCGGCGTTTCGAGGAACTGATCGGCAGCAGCATGGCGGTGAGGCATGTCGTGGAGCCGAAGAGCCTCGGCGATTTCTTCGTGTTGACCGAAAGACCCGGAACGGGCCATCTGCAACGCATCGGCTGGCCGGTCTTCCGTTTGAAGGTGCTGGTCAAGGATCGGGATGACGCTTTCCAGGTTCTGGGGCGCGTGCATCAATTCTTCGAACCGTTGCCCCGCCATATCCGGGACTATTTGAACGCCCCGCGCATCAACGGCTTCCGGGCCTTGACCTCCCGCATTCTCTGGGAGGGGCACGCAGTCAACGTGTTGATCGTGCTGGAGGAGGACGACGAGGCCAACAGCCTGGGCATCCTGGCGGAATGGGGGGTGAGCGGCCCCGACCCCAGCCGTTACATGCGCCTGCTGGCCACTCTGGGGGACAGCGATCTGCGCATGTCGGAGGTCCACTCCCATGTGTTGCCCGATTTGCTGGATATCTATACCCCCAGAGGGGACCGGCTGACCTTTCCTCAGGGATCGGTAGTGGTCGATTTCGCTTATCTGGTCCATACCGAATTGGGCGAACACTGCATCGGGGCCAAGATCAACGGCGTGCGCTCCCTGCCGGAGGATCCCCTGGAAGATGGGGACGTGGTGCAGATTCTGACCTCTCCGGAGGCCCATCCGCAACGCTCCTGGCTGGAGGTGGTCAAGACGGCCAGAGCCAAGACCCTGATCAAACAATCCCTGAAAAATCACGTCGTTCATATCAAGGGCATGCGACACCATTCCAACGGGGGATTCACCATCACCGATCTGTGTGGCGTGGACTATGTCTGGGCGACCTGCTGCGTGGCCGTACCCTCCGACACCATTGTGGGGCGCATGTCGGAGGATGGCCACTGGATCGTGCATCGGGCCGACTGCGACAAGGCCCAGGGGGCTCAATGGGAGAAGGGCGATTGGGAGTGCCTCGACGAACCGGGAGTGCGCATCAGCGTGACGCTGGCGGTGGCCCATCGTACCGGCTCCCTGTTGCAGGTGCTGGAGTTGCTGGCCCAGCGGGGCATCAACGGTCAGACCATCCAGAGCAAGGGACGCCTCGGTGATTCGTTCCTGATCGAACTCGATTTGGGCGGTCAGGATCCGGTCTCCCTGGGTCGGATATTCAAGGAGATGGTGCAGGTTCCCGCGGTTCAGGAGGTGCGACGCTATGCCTGGATGCGCTGAATCCGGCTTTCCCCTGCGTATCGCCACCTGGAACGTCAACTCCCTGAACGTGCGTCTGGAGCCGTTGCTCGCCTGGTTGCGCGACGACCCGGTGGATGTGATCTGCCTGCAGGAGACTAAGTTGCCGGACGAGCGCTTTCCGGCGGAGGCGCTGGCGGCGGCGGGCTACCGGGTCTGGTTTGCCGGGCAGAAGACCTACAACGGTGTGGCCATTCTCAGCCGCCGGGAGGGCCGGGGGGCGATACGTCGGATACCGGGCTGGGCGGATGAGCAGCAGCGCTTTCTTTCGGTGGAGATCGACGGTATTCGCGTGCTGTGTGTCTACGTGCCCAACGGCGCCGAGGTGGGAGGGGAAAAGTACGCCTACAAGCTCTCCTGGCTGAAGGCGTTGACGGCCCATGTGGAGACGCTGTTGGCCGAGGGTGGACCGGTTATCGTGGCGGGGGATTTCAACATCGCCCCGGAAGATCGGGATTGTTACGACCCGGCGGCCTGGGCGGGTCAGATCCTGGTTTCGGAAGCGGAGAGGGCGGCCTTCCGGGCGCTGTTGCAGGGGCCGTTGGTGGACGGGTTGCGTCAGGTGGATCCCCGGCAGGGGGTTTACACCTGGTGGGATTATCGCGCCGGGGCCTTTCCGCGCAATCACGGGTTGCGCATCGATCATCTGCTGCTTTCGACGGATTTGGCGCGTCGTCTGCGCCGGGGTGAGGTGTTGCGGGGCCTGCGCGGCATGGAGCGTCCTTCCGATCACGCTCCGGTGCTTCTCGAACTCGCTTGATTCCACCTGCTCAAGACAAGGGGAAACCATGGATCAGGATCAGGGTGGACGGGCCAGGCTGCTGGAAGCGTGGCGAGGGCTTTCCCCGGAGGATCAACGGGCGGTGTGCCTGTTTGCGGAGTTTCTTCGGTCCAAAGGCCAGCGGGCGGAGCCCCGGAGCGTGCCCCGGGAACCGCTTTCCATTCCGGCACCGGCGGGAGAGAGCGCCGTGGCGGCGCTGAAACGCCTCAAGGCCACCTACCCGATGATCGAGGCCGACACGGGCCTTCTGGAGGAGGCCTCGCGGCTTTTGATGGACAAGGTATTGGGCAAGCCCGACAAGGAGGTCATTTCGGGGATGGAGGCCCTTTTCCAGCGGCGCTATCGGGCTTGGCTGGAGGCGGAGCGTACTCGAAGCGCCCCTGAATGAGACGGTCGCCTTCCATGTGGGGCGGTTCGTAACGGGTGGGCAGGGGGGCGCGGGTCTCCATCAGGTGTTCGGTGGCCAGAGCCAGCAGGAGCAGGGCCAGGGTGGCCAGGATCAGGGATGGCACCCGGCGGGAAAAGGCCGAGGGTGCCGTTTCGAGGTGAGGATGCCACAGGGACCAGAGCATGCGCGCCCCGTACCATAGCGCCAGGATGGCCAACAGACCGAGAAGCAGGTAAATGAAAGTGCGCATTGGGGATGAAATCCTCCGCTATGGCGCGTGCAACAGAACGATCACACGTTGAATAATGGCAGCCGTGGCTCCCCATATCCAGTATTTCCGATAGGTAAAGGCCGGTTGGGGCGAGAAAGAGGGATTATGGCGGAAAAAGGCCCAGGGAATGGAGACCCAGGAGGCCACTTCCCGCGGATCGGGAGCGAAGCGGGGGAGATCGGCCATGGCGGCCACGAAGGGGTGAACCAGAAAACCGGTACTGGTGGTGGGTTGGGGCGGCAGCGCTCCCAGAATGGAAAAACCCTGCAGGGAGCAGCCCAGTTCCTCGCGGGTTTCCCGAAGAGCGGTGATGAGCAGGCTGGCATCCCCCGGTTCCCGGCGGCCTCCCGGAAAGGCCATCTGGCCCTTGTGGGTGGAGACGATCCGGGAGCGTTCGATCAGAATGAGATGGGGACGACCGTCCGGCCAGTGGAAGGGCAGCAGCACGGCGGCGGGGGAGAGGGTGGAACTGGTTTCCGGAACGGGTCGTCGCGGACGGGAGAGGCGGGCCGCGATTTGGCCGGGGTCGGGAAAGTCGTCATCCATGGAGAGGGACATAACGACCTCGGAGGAAAGGACTGGCAACGATGTGGGGTCTCCATCCGGTGTTGGTGGAATTGCCGGCGGGTCGGCACAAACTCTGTTTATGCGGCGACAGCGACTCCTTTCCGGCATGTGACGACAGCCGACGCGGGGTTTGCAGCCGGGCGGTGACGGTGGATCTGCCGGAGGATGGCCGACTGCTGCTTTGCGCATGTGGCAAAAGCAGCAGAGGGCATCTCTGTGATGGCAGTCACGGCTACTCCCGAAAAGTTCCCCACGGGCGATAATGGGGTTTCATCGGGAAAGACGCAAGATCGGAATGGAGGAAGCGGTGGAGTAGGAGGAGATGGCGTGGAGCGGCACGCTGTCGCGTACCGGCATGACCATCTCGTCGCCGAGAGCGGCCAATTTGACCTGCCGCACGGGTTGGGCGGAAGCGGAATCCGGGGTTCGGGCCGAGGCGCGGCGCACGGTGATGTGCATGTTGGTCGGGGCTTTCAGGTTTTCCGCGGCCCGACTGACCAGGATGATGCGACCGTCGGAGGAGCGGAAACGGCGCACCATTTCGAAGGCGGCAGGGGGTGGCGTGCGGTGTTTGCCGTCGAGGCGCACGGCCTGATAGTATTCCATAACCTTCTTGACATAACGCCGGGTTTCCGGATAGGGGGGCACCCCCTTGTATTTCAGCACGGCGCCGGGTCCGGCATTGTAGCCGGCCAGGGCCAGACCGAGATTGTTGAACTGGTCGAGCATCTTGCGAAGGTATTTTGCCCCGCCGCGCAGGTTCTGCTCGGGATGAAAGGGGTTGCGCACGCCCATGTCGTGGGCGGTGCCGGGCATGAGCTGAGTGAGACCCGCCGCGCCCTTGGGGGAGACGGAGAGGGGATCGAAGCTCGACTCCACGGCGACCACCGCTTCCAGCAGAGCGGGATCGACCTGCTCTTCCCGGGCCACCTGTTGGATCATGGGCAGCCAGGAGGGGGTTTTGGCCTCGGCCCACCCGGCCAGGAGCAGACCCAGACAGAAGAGCAGGTGGCCGCCGAAGCGGCGTGAAAAGCCCGACCTTCCCTTCGACACCTCATCCGGGAAGCCGCCCGATGGCCGAGAGCTGACGGCCACAGGTGGGCAATCCGTTCCGGGTGGCGTGGCGGTGGCTGAAGAAGAGGTGATTCTCGGTGTAAGTGCAGTGGCCCACATCGTACAAGCAATCCTCCGCCAGCCCTGCCCGCAGAAGTCGCAGGCGCAACAGACCCGGCAAATCGAAGCGGTAACGATCGGAATCCGTTTCGGGCGCGAAGAATTGGCCGAAGGCGGTATCCGTTGCCAGAAAGCGGGCATGCACGTCGCCACCGACTTGAAAGGCGGACTGGCGGATGCAGGGGCCTATGAGGGCCCGGATATCGTATGGCCGGGCACCCATCGTGGTCATGGAATGCAAGCAGGATTCCAAAACCCCGTCGAGGGCGCCGCGCCATCCGGCATGGGCGGCGCCGATCACTCCGGAGCGGGGATCGGCCAGCAGCACGGGGGCGCAATCGGCGGTCAGAACGGCCAGCAGCAGACCGGGTCGATCGGTGACCTGGGCATCGGCCACGGGAGGGGAGGAGGGGGCCTCTTCCCCGCTGAAAACCGTGGCGACGCCGTGGACCTGCTCCAGAAAGCGCAACGCCTCCAGGGGCCGTCCCAGGCGGGTTGCCAGCCGTTTGCGGTTCTCCAGGACACGGTCGGAATCGTCCGCCACATGGCCGGCCAGGTTGAGGGAGGCGAAGGGGCCCGAACTCACGCCGCCCCCCCGGGTGGTACAGACCATTTCGATGGTATCGACCCCCGGAAAAGTGGGCTGCAGGAGAAGGAGTTTTCCTTGATTGTCGGGGGAAGTTGGGATAGAGTTCACCGTTTTTTCACTCCTTGCTCCGGAAACGATACGGGTAACAAACGAAAAAGAGGCCCTTCTCAAGAGGGAAAAATCTGCCGATTGGTGCAGCATCTGCCGGATCGGGCAGCATGACCGGCTTGAGGGTGGATACGGAAAGACTTTTTCGGGAAAAACCGATCTCCGGGGCTTGTGCGGCAACGCATCGAACCGAAGGGAAGAGGATATGGCTTTCTACGAATCAATCTACATCATTCGACCCGATCTGACCACCGAGCAGATCGAACAGGTCAACCGCCGCGTCACCGATCACATCGCCGCGCTGGGCGGCAAGGTGCTGCGCACGGAACTGTGGGGCCGTCGGCAACTGGCCTACATCGTCCGCAAGAACAGCAACGGCTTCTATGTTTTCCACTCCGTCGAAGGGGCGGGCAACATGGTGCGGGAGTTGGAAGCCCGGCTGGCCATCGACGAAGATATCCTCAAGTATCTGAACGTCCGGGTGGAGAAGGCCAACAGCAACCCGACCCCCCTGGGACGTCCCGAAGAGAAGCGGGAAGGCTCTCCCCGCCTTGAAGAAGGCGAAGTCTTCGAAGGCGAGGACATGGCCGAAGAGGAAGAGTAGGGAGTGCCTGCGCCCACCTCACCCCCGGAAACGAGCAATCGGGTGGTGTTGGCCGGACTTCTGGTGGACCGCCCCGTCGAACGTGTCACACCCTCGGGGCGCCTGGTGGTGGAATTCGAGTTGGAACACCACTCCGCCGTCCGGGATCTGGCCCCTCTGGAACGGGTGGCCTTGCGGATCGGGGTGGTGGCGCTGGATCAGGTGGCTTCGACGTGCCGTACACTGGCAGCGGGCAGTGCCGTCGAGGTGGAAGGCGTACTCAACCAGAAACTGTGGAGCCGGGATGGACGGGAACGTCGCGGGCGGGTCGAAATGGTGGCTCGCAACATTCGCATCGATGTTTCCTCATCCCCGCTCAATCTTGATAACACGCCCGAAGACGGGCATTCGCGAATTGAGGTGATCAATGGGTGATCATGGTGGCAGTCGGGATCGGGATGGTGGTTTCTTCCGCGAAGATGGTCGCGGCGGCGGTGGTGGCGGCGGTGGACGCATGGGTGGCCCCGGTGGTCGTCCCGGTGGAACCGGCGGTCCGGGCGGTCGTCCCCGTCCCGGTGGGGCGGATGCCGCAGGAGCCGCTGCCGGTGGCAGCCGTCGGCCCTTCTTCCGTCGTCGCAAGGTCTGTCTGTTCTGCGCCGACAAGACCCAGTTGATCGACTACAAGGATCCCAAACTGCTCTCCCGTTTCATCACGGAGCGCGGCAAGATGGTTCCCAGCCGTATCACCGGTGTCTGCGCTCCGCATCAGCGCGCCTTGGCACGGGCCATCAAACGGGCTCGCAATATCGCCCTGCTGCCATTTTTGGTGAAATGAGCCGGTCGATTCGTAAGACCTCGTCGGGGAAGGGGCATTCCACCTTCCGGGGAGTTCCATGAACCCTCCCTGGTGGAAGGAGATTGGCAGACATCCCGTTGCCGCGGGTTTTCTGGGGTTGGCTTTTCTGTTGCTCTCAACCCGGATGCCGCTGCTGATGCCGTTGCAGTTTTTCCTGCCCCTGCCGTTTCTTCTGGCAGGGGGCAGGCACGAGCTGCGTCGTGCCGTTTGGGCTCTGCTGCCTTTCGGGGTGGGAGCCTCTCTCCTGGACGGCAACCTCCTCTATCCGGCGATCATGTCGGTGATGTTCGCGGCAGTGCCGCTGGCTTTTGGTATTTCCCTGCGCAACGGTTGGCCAGTCACTCTGGGTTGGTCCCTCCTCTTCGCCGGGGGCGGCGTGCTGCTGCTGGGGATCATTCTGGGGAGCATGCTTTTCGGCCTGGACCTGCAGGCAGCGTTGCAGGCTTCCATGGAACCCGTAAGGGATCACCTGCTGGCCGACATGCAGGAAAAAGCCCAGGCCGAAGCCTTGCTTCTGGCTCAGACCCGGGCCTTTCTGGACCAGATGATCGAGACCCTCTCCTGGGTCTTCCCGTCCGCTTTTCTCTCCACCTGGTTTCTCATCCAGTCGGGGAATTTGTGGATGGCCCGGAACGTGCTGGAACGCACGGGGCAAGATGTACCCAAGGGGGAAGGTTTGTCCGATTTTCGGGTGCCCTTCTTCCTGGTGTGGGCGGTGATCGCCTTTGGTGTCCTGGCCATGGTCACCCAAGGCAGTGGGCGTTTTTTGGGTGTCAACATGCTGCTGTTTCTGACCATGCCCTATTTTTTCCAGGGTTTGGCCATCATTCAGAGCTTGTTTCTGCGCTACACGTTGCACCCCTTTTTGCGGGGCCTGTTTTACGCCTTGCTGATCGTCCGACTGGAACTGAATCTGATTCTGATCCTGTTGGGCTTGTTCGATACATGGCTGGATGTGAGAAAATATTTCAATCGCGCCGATGCAGACCCTCCTGGGAGGTAGCTTTCGATGGATGTTATCCTGTTGGAAAAAATCAGCAAACTCGGTGAACTTGGCTCCGTGGTCAAGGTTCGCGGAGGCTATGGACGCAACTTTCTGATCCCTCAGAAGAAGGCCCTGCCCGCCACGGCGGCAAACAAGGCCCGATTCGAGCAGGAAAAGGCCGACTTCGAGCAGAAGCAGGCGGAAGTGCGCGCTCGCGCCGAAGCTCTGGCCGCTCGTCTCACCGGTTTGGAGGTGGTGCTGGATCGCCCCGCCGGATCCGGTGAAAAGCTCTTCGGAGCCGTGACCAACGCCGACATCGCCGAATTCTTCAAGGGGAAGGGCGTGGAGGTGGAGCGCAAGGTCATCGAAGTGGCCGCCCCGATCAAGACTCTGGGTGAGCATATCGTGCGCCTGCGCCTGCACCCCGATGTGGTGCCGGAACTGGTGGTGCGGGTCGAACGCAGCGTCAAATAAGGCGTTGATTCAAGGAGAATGGACCATGCCGACTTATGATTATAAGTGCAACTCGTGTAATCATCCGTTCGAGCACGCCCATGGCATGAACGAGAAGGTGGAACTCCATTGTCCCGCATGCGGTGGTGCCAATGTTCGCAAGGTCTTTTCCACGGGGGGGCTCGTGGGGGCCAACTCGGGCAAGGGCTCGCCTCCGCCTCCTTCTCCGTGTGGAGGGGGTGGGTGCGGTGGGGGGATGTGTGGGCTTAACTGAAGCAAGGCGGGCCGGGACAGCGATGTCCCGGCCCGTTTTTTTTGCATCCGTTGACTTTTACTATTTAATCTTTTAAGTATCAAAAGAAGAAAATGTTTTGACTTGTTTTTTTGTTTACTATCTTTTTATTCAAATAATTGTTTTTTCCAGAAAAGTCAACAGACAGAACATTTTCTTTTTTTAATACTTAAAAGATAAAATATTAAAAGGCACGGGTCTGTCTCCTCATCCCGCCTTGCACTCCTCCTCCAGATGTAGCAACAAAAACATCCCCACACTGAAAAAAAAGATCACCGGCACGAAAACCGCCACCCCAGCCGGCAAAATACTGCCCATCCCCAAAGCCGTGGTCAGGTCAACCACAATGAACATGGCGAAACCCACCACCAACCCCAAAAGCAGGGACCGGGTGGCCCCTCCCAACCGTTGCAGTCGCAAGGCGAAGGGAAAAGCCAGAATAATGGCCGACAAGGTGGTCAGCGGATCGGCGAGGCGTCGCAGAAAAAAGACCTGAAAGGCCTTGGCGTCATAGCCTTCCCGGGAGAGCCGGTTGGCTTGATGCCGCAATGCCATCAGTGAGAGCATCTCGGGTTGGGGAATGGACCGATCGAACTGCTCCGTGGCCAGTTGAATGGGCCAGGGTCTCGATTCGAAACGATTGGCTGCTCCGGCGTCCCCGTTGGTATAGACAATCCCGTCGTAAAGTACCCAGCCCTCTTTTTCCCGCTTGGCGTGTTTGGCATCCACCCGGGTGAGCAGACGCAGCCCCTCGTCGAATTGAAAAATGGTGACATCCCACATGGCCCCGTGTTCCGGGGAGGTGCCTTGGGCATGAACGATCTGTTGCCCATCCCGGATCCACAAGGCGGTGGTATCGGAGCCGGTCAAGGTGGAAGCCGGGGTGGAGTGGGTGATGCGATTGACCACGTCCTGCATCAGACGATTGCCGAGGGGCACCACCTGATCCTGAAGCAGGAACTGGACGGAGGAGATGCTCAAACCCGCCAGCAGAAACGGCACCAGGATACGATAAATCGAAAGTCCCCCCGCTCGCATGGCGGTGATTTCATTCTGCCGGGAGAGCAGCGTCAAGGTGGTCAGCGTGGCCAGCAGAGTCAGGGGAGCCAGAATGTGTACCAGAAAAGCGGGCAGACGCAACGCCAGCAGAAAGAGGATATCGCTCCAGCCGGCTGAACCCTCCTTGGCGTAACGGCGCACCAGTTCAGCACCGTCCAGCAGCAGGAAGAGTCCGCCGGAAATCAGCAGAATGCGCAGGAAATTGACCAGGAAACGGGAAAACAGATAGCGCAGCAGTACCGGCATGTCAGACGGTTCCTCCATCCGAACGGGCGGGACGGGCGAAGGTGGCGGGCAGAAAATCGAGCAGTTGCCCCAGCAGAACCAGGGCGGCCACCGGTTTGTCACGGGCGCTTTGACGAAACAGATAGAGAGTGAGTCCGGCCATGAGGCCGTTCGGCAGCCAGAAACCAATGGGAGGCGTGATCAGAGCCCGTTTGGCCAAAGTCTCTCCCAGGGTCAGAAGCAGGAAATGGGCGACCAGGATGAGAAGAGAAGCCAGAAAGCCGAAACCACGACCACCGCGTTGGGAGGTTTGCAGACTCATGGGTATGGCCAGGAAACCCAGAATCAGGGTGGCCGCCGGGAAGGCTATGCGACGATGCCACTCCATGCGCGCTTCCAGGGCCCGGTGGGGATTGTTCATGGCCTCTTCGAGGGCTGCGGCGCTCAGTTCCTGAAAACTGGTCTGACGCGAGGTGGTCAGACCACCCGGAGAGAGGTCGAGATCCAGGGTGAAACTTTGGAACCCCATCTGGCGCAGTCCGGAAGAGGTGACCTGCTGCCGAATGCCCTCTTCCAGAAAGAAACTGGAGTTGCCGTCCGGCAACGTTACCATCCGTCCCTGGGCGGCGACCAGAGTGACCGGCATGCGGGCGTTGCGCTCGTCGTGAATGATCAACCCCTTGAATCGACGTGTTTTGGCATCCTGATCCTGGATGTAGATGGTCAGGCCGGGCAGAAGTTGCGAAAAGGATTGGGGCTTGAGGGAGAAGGTGACGGCGGAAAGGATGGCGGTTTTCAATTGAACCATGCGTCCCTGGGCGGCGGGAATCCAATACCCGTTGAGCATCCAGGAGAAGGAGGCAAAAATCAGGATCAGCAAGGCGATGGGACGGGAGATTTGAAACAGGCTGAAGCCGCAGGATTTCAGTACCACGATTTCGCTGTCCTGCACCAGTCGGCCCAGACCGATCAGGATGCCCACCAACAAGGCGATGGGCAGGCTGGCTACCAGGAACTTCGGGGTGAGATAGAGGATCAACAGCCCCAGATCAGCCACGGAAGTGCCCTTGTTGACCCAGAGATCGACCAGTCGCAGTACCTGGGGAAGCAAAATCAGACCGGTGAAAACCAGCAGCGCGAGGAGCGCCGTCTGGAAGGTTTCGCGAAAGAGATAGCGGGAAATTCGCATCGTGTCGGACCTGCGCCATGCCGATCCGGTGGAATGCCGGAGAAAAGAGGGCCGAATGCGGGGAAAAAAACAGGGGAAACCACGTCACTTGGGCTGCCCATGGCCGCAAAAATAGGGCACAATGGCTGCGAC
The sequence above is a segment of the Magnetococcales bacterium genome. Coding sequences within it:
- a CDS encoding LptF/LptG family permease gives rise to the protein MPVLLRYLFSRFLVNFLRILLISGGLFLLLDGAELVRRYAKEGSAGWSDILFLLALRLPAFLVHILAPLTLLATLTTLTLLSRQNEITAMRAGGLSIYRILVPFLLAGLSISSVQFLLQDQVVPLGNRLMQDVVNRITHSTPASTLTGSDTTALWIRDGQQIVHAQGTSPEHGAMWDVTIFQFDEGLRLLTRVDAKHAKREKEGWVLYDGIVYTNGDAGAANRFESRPWPIQLATEQFDRSIPQPEMLSLMALRHQANRLSREGYDAKAFQVFFLRRLADPLTTLSAIILAFPFALRLQRLGGATRSLLLGLVVGFAMFIVVDLTTALGMGSILPAGVAVFVPVIFFFSVGMFLLLHLEEECKAG
- the lptF gene encoding LPS export ABC transporter permease LptF — encoded protein: MRISRYLFRETFQTALLALLVFTGLILLPQVLRLVDLWVNKGTSVADLGLLILYLTPKFLVASLPIALLVGILIGLGRLVQDSEIVVLKSCGFSLFQISRPIALLILIFASFSWMLNGYWIPAAQGRMVQLKTAILSAVTFSLKPQSFSQLLPGLTIYIQDQDAKTRRFKGLIIHDERNARMPVTLVAAQGRMVTLPDGNSSFFLEEGIRQQVTSSGLRQMGFQSFTLDLDLSPGGLTTSRQTSFQELSAAALEEAMNNPHRALEARMEWHRRIAFPAATLILGFLAIPMSLQTSQRGGRGFGFLASLLILVAHFLLLTLGETLAKRALITPPIGFWLPNGLMAGLTLYLFRQSARDKPVAALVLLGQLLDFLPATFARPARSDGGTV